The Leadbetterella byssophila DSM 17132 DNA window CCGGTGCACTTAATTTTAATTTCTTTCCATTTTCGAAGTTCAAAGTTACGTCTTTAAATAAAGGAGAACCTAGAACATATTCATCTGTTCCCGGACATACAGGATAAAATCCTAATGCTGAAAAAACATACCATGCAGAAGTTTGTCCGTTATCCTCATCTCCACAATATCCGTCCGGAGCTGGGGTATACAATTTATCCATTACCTCCCTAGTCCAGAATTGCGTTTTCCAGGGTTGACCGGAGTAATTATAAAGATAAATCATATGCTGAATAGGCTGATTTCCATGGGCATAATTTCCCATATTCATGATTTGCATCTCCCGGATCTCATGAATTACAAAGCCATAATAGCTTTCATCAAACAAAGGAGGAACATTAAATACAGAATCTAACATCTTATTAAATCCTTGTGGTCCACCCATCAGTCCAATCAAACCCGCAGGATCATGGAATACTGACCAGGTGTAATGCCAGGAATTGCCCTCTGTAAATGCATCGCCCCATTTCAAAGGATTAAAGGGTGCTTGGAAGCTGCCATTCTTATTCTTCCCCCTCATCAAACCCGTTTCAATATCAAAGAGATTCCTATAATTATACGCGCGTTTGGCAAATATTCCAATTTCAGACTCCGGTTTCCCTAGTGCCTTACCTAATTGGTAAATACTCCAGTCGTTATAGGCATATTCTAGCGTCCTAGCCGCGTTCTCATTGATCCTAGCATCATACGGCACGTATCCTAACTCATTGTAATAGGAAACTCCCTTTCTGCCCGTAGAGCTGATTTTTGGATGTTCATTATTTGCTCCATGGACCACCGCCTCCCAAAGGGTTTCAATATCATATCCTCGAAGACCTTTTAAATAGGCATCAGCCACCACAGCAGCCGAATTATTTCCTACCATGCAGTCTCTGTGTCCGGGACTTGCCCATTCCGGAAGCCAACCACTTTCCTTATATGCATTCACTAAACCCTCCTGCATTTTCACATTCTCCGAAGGATAAATGAAGTTTAAAAAGGGGAATAATGATCTAAAAGTATCCCAAAATCCCGTGTCCGTATACATGTACCCTGGTAAAACCTGACCATTATAAGGACTATAATGCATCACTTCTCCTTTGACATTGTACTCATAGAAGCTTCTTGGAAAAAGAACAGATCTGTAGAGACAGGAATAAAATGTTCTCAATTTATCAATGTCTGAATCCTTAACTTCTATTTTCCCTAATACCGCATTCCACCTTAACCTGCCCTTCTCTTTAACTTGATCAAAACTATCTGTTCCCAGCTCCTTAAGATTTAGCTCTGCTTGTTCTAAACTTATAAAAGACGAAGCTACCTTAGCATGCACTTTTTCACCTTTTTTGGTAGAAAATCCTATAATTCCATAGGCATGATGGGCTTGCACCTCCCATTTTCCTTCTTGCAAAACTGTATCAGCTACTGTAGCTTTAAAATCAAAGTCTTTATCGAAAATGATGACAAAATAATTCTTGAAATTTTCAGGAACTCCTCCACTATTTCTAGTAGTATAGCCAATGATCTTTCTCTCCTGCGGAATAACTTTAATGTAAGATCCCTTGTCAAACGCATCCACTACCACATATGAATTCTTGTTTTCCGGGAATGTAAATCGAAACATCGCGGCTCGCTCCGTAGGGGTAATTTCAGTGACCACGTCATGGTCAGCCAAATAAACGGAATAATAATGCGGTTGGGCTTTTTCTGCTTTATGGGAAAACCAACTAGCCCTTTTGTCTTGATTAAATTCCAATTTCCCAGTAACGGGCATAAGACTAAATTGCCCATAATCATTAATCCAAGGACTAGGTTGATGGGTTTGCTTAAAACCCCTTATCTTATCCGCATCGTAGGTGTAAGCCCAGCCGTCACCCATCTTACCTGTTTGAGGAGTCCAGAAATTCATACCCCAGGGCATGGCAATGACCGGATAAGTATTTCCATTAGATAAGGAATGTTTAGATTGAGTTCCTACCAAAGGGTTCACGTATTGCACCCAATCCTGGCCGAATACTGTAATACTTGTGAATAGTAGCGATACTAAGATTTTTCTCATAACCATTTGTGTAATTTTAACCAAGCTTCTAATGCTTCGGGCCATTTCTCTACCGGGCCTCTGTTGTCTTTTGTAAGTGCATAACCATGTCCTCCTTTTTCATAGATGTGCATTTCTGCAGGAACTTTATGTCTTTTAGCGGCCAAATAGTAGGCAATGGAATTCTCTGGAACCACCCAATCATCTGTAGTAGAAACTAGGAAAACAGGAGGAGTTTTTTCTGTTATGTTCTTTTCAGGTGAATATCTTTTCAGCTCTTGCTCGTTGAAGTTAGGTCCTAACAAGTTCTTTTTTGAACCTTCATGCGTAATATTATCATCTAATGAAATTACCGGATAGATCAATAGAGAGAAATCAGGACGCACCTCTTCTGAACTTCTTTTTATTTCTCCCACCGGATTATCAAATAAGGTAGATGTTGTTGCCGCCAAATGCCCTCCTGCGGAGAATCCCATTATACCTACATCCTTAATTCCCCACTCCTTCGCATGAGACTTGACGAAGGCAATGGCACTTTGAGCATCTTGTAAAGGACGAATCCCCGCATCTGTAAAATATTCTCTTTGAGGTAATCTATATTTTAACACCACAGCTATCATTCCTCTCTCACTAAACCACCTGGCTAAATTCTCCCCCTCTTTTTTATAAGCTAAAACAGCATAACCTCCGCCGGGACAAATGACCACAGCTGCATTAGAAGTCTGCTTTTGCGGTTTGTAAATGGCTAAAGTGGGAACCGTCACATTAGTAATGTTTGCGCCCGTCATTTTTTCCGGAACATCCTTGACTTTTAGTCCCGGCACCCCATCCGGATATAAGGGAATAATTTCTTGGGCCATACTCATGTAAGAAATCAAAAGGAAGAAAAAAACTCTCATAATAGGTTGATTAGTGCGGTGAAGATAATAACCAAAACCCTTTAAAGCCTATAATTTCATACTTTTCTTGCCTATTTATACACATATTTTAACTGAACTGAGCTTAAAGCTATAACTTTTATTATTTTTCCCAAAAACCCAGATCATGAAAATAAAAACTATACTGTTCAGCCTTCTGAGCTTGCAGCTTGCTGCCCAAGGCACTGCCGCAGATTATAAGCGGGCAGACTACATCAAAGAGAGCACCAAATACAAAGTGTACCACGAACCCCTACACGTGCAGTGGCAAGGAAGCCAAGTCTGGTACAAAGTCCAAACAGCCGAGGGAGAAGCATTCTATAAAGTAGACCCCGCAAGTAAAAAGAAAGAAACTCTATTTTCTACAAGCTCTTTAATCACTCAATTAGAAAACGCCGTACATCAAAAAGTCAATAAGCATGAAATCCCCTTAGAAAATCTTAAAATGGAAGGAGAAGGGGTTTCGTTTGAGGCTTTTGGCAAAACGTGGAGTTTTACGGATAATCAACTGACCGACAAAGGAAATATCAATGCTCCACAAAGACCCGAAAGGTATTGGGGAAGCCTGAGAGACGAACGTGAGGGTAATCCAATTCTTTCGCCCGACAAAAAATGGAAAGCATATATAAAGAATTCAAATGTTTACATCAGTAAAGTTGATGACCCAAAATCAGAAAAAGCCTTGAGTTTTGACGGCTCACCGGGAGAATATTATTCAGCTTTCCTGTCTTGGTCTCCGGATTCCAAGTATATCTACTCCACCCGAATTCGGCCAGGGGGAAAAAGGGTATTGACTTTGATCGAATCTTCTCCAAGTGATCAGCTACAACCTAAACTTCATACCAGAGACTACCTTAAACCAGGGGATGCTTTGAATCAGAAATACCCAGTGGTTTTTGATATTGAAAAAAACAAAACATACGAAGTTTCTCCTGAACTTATTGCTAACCAATACAGCCTTTCTTTCCCGCAATGGAGAGCTGACAGCAAAGCATTGCTCTTTGAATATAATCAAAGGGGCCATCAAAACTATCATGTCTTAAGACTTGATACGGAAAATGGAAAGGTTACTGAAGTCATTAAAGAATCTAGCCCCACCTTCTTCCATTACAGTGGCAAAAAGTTCTTGCATTATGCACAGAAAACAGAAGAATTGATTTGGATGTCAGAAAGGGATGGATGGAATCACCTTTATTTATACGATGCAAAGTCCGGTAAAGTAAAGAATCAGATCACCAAGGGCAAATGGGTAGTTAGAAAAGTAATCAAAGTAGACGAAGCAAGTCGTAGGATTATTTTCGAAGGTAGCGGAAGAGAGAAAGGTCAAGACCCCTATTTTATTCAATATTACTCCGTATCTTTTGATGGCTCGGATTTCAGGGTGTTAACCAATGAGAATGGCAACCATAGAGCCACTTTTTCTCCAGATTTTAACTATTTCGTAGACATTTGGGGTAGATTGGATCAAGCTCCTGAAACTGTATTAAGAAGTACCGCTGACGGAAAGATCCTTATGCATTTAGAAAAGGCAGACATCAAAGATCTACTGAAGACCGGATGGGTAATGCCAGAAGTATTCGTTACCACAGGTAGAGACGATAGCACAGACATTTGGGGAATGATTATACGTCCTTCCAACTTTGATCCTAAAAAGAAATATCCTGTGATAGAATACATCTATGCAGGCCCACATGACTCCTTCGTTCCTAAGAACTTTGTAACAGATTCCAGAGGAGACCTGCATCAATTAGCAGAGTTAGGATTTATTGTGGTACAAATTGACGGTATGGGCACCTCTAATCGATCCAAAGCATTCCACGATGTGTGCTGGAAAAACTTAAAGGATAGTGGATTCCCAGACAGAATGAAGTGGATCAAAACTGCAGCGAAGAAATATCCTTACATGGATATTAGCAGGGTAGGAATTTTCGGTAATTCCGCCGGAGGACAAAGTTCAGCAGGAGCCTTATTACACCATCCTGATTTTTATAAAGTGGCCGTTTCCTCCTCAGGATGCCATGATAACAGAATGGATAAAATATGGTGGAATGAACAATGGATGGGCTACCCTATCGGTCCGCATTACGAAGAATCATCTAATGTAACCCATGCCCACAAACTTCAGGGCAAATTACTTCTAATCCTAGGAGAAATGGATGATAATGTAGACCCTTCATCTACCTTCCAATTGATCAACGGTATCATTAAAGCCAATAAATGGGTAGATTTCTTGTTTGTTCCCGGAATGGGACACTCCCTTGGAGGAGATTACGGAGAGCACCGCAGGAGAGATTTCTTTGTTAAACATCTGATTGGTGTTGACCCTCCTCTTTGGGAAGGACATATAAAAACTGCCCCTTAAGGGAGGCAGTTTTCTTTTCTCCTAGTGTCAATAACGTGAGCTATTTTCCACTTCCCTTCTTGTAGTACAAGTGAGAAATGATTCACCCCACAGTGAGATAAGTTTCCATTCAGATAAAAGGTATAAGGGGTCCATGCCATAGCCATGGGCCCATCTACCAAGATCTTTTCATAGGTTACTCTTTCATCAAATGAACCCTTCTGTGCCCTTCCTACTGCAGTGATGAAAGATTCAGGGCCAGTAGATTTCACAGCATTTTCAACACCAATGGTTTGAAATATAGCACCTTTTGCTACATATGATTTTAATGCAGTAGAATCTGAATCCCTCATGGCCTTGAAGAATCCGTCAATGGTAGATTTAATACCATCCTCTTGGGCTGAAGCAGAAAAGCTTAGGCAAATAAACAGTGCTAGAGTTGTTTTAAAAGTCTTCATCTGGTAAAATTTCTTTTACTCTGCCTATCTGACCGTCATCTAGTCTGACCTTAATGCCTCTATGATGATAAGGCGCAGAAGTGAGTATGTTTTTAACAATTCCTTGGGTTAATTCTCCGGTTCTTTGATCTTTTTTAAGTACTATGTTCACTAACATCCCCGGTCGGACATCAGCTCTGGTCTTACCATCTTTATTCATGTGCACAAAGCTAAGTATTTTCATGTAAATTCCACCTTGAACAAAAGGATGTCCATTTCACCCATTGAGTGAACGGCAAAAAATTTAAGCACCTGTATGCTAGGCGACTAGGGATTTATTTATTGAAATATCAAGCGATAATTTGCCCATCCCGCATTTCAATGATCCTGTCACTCTTCTTAGCGAAATCATCGTCATGCGTTACTGCAATAATGGTTTGCCCAAATTCCTGAGCTAATTCCCTAAATATATTGAAGACGATATCTGTGTTTTTACTATCCAAATTACCTGTAGGCTCATCCCCCATGATCAGCAAAGGATCATTAATCAAGGACCTGGCAATGGCTACTCTTTGTTGCTGACCTCCGGAAAGCTTCGAAGCCGGCTTTAACGCTTGATCTTTTATGCCTAGAATGTCTAATTTCTGCATGGCTCTGTCTTCGATTTCCTCTTCAGAATACTTTCCTAGTCGCAAAGCAGGAATCATCACGTTTTTCAAACAAGTAAACTCCGGCAATAAGTAGTGAAACTGAAACACAAATCCAATTTTTTCATTTCTTACGGCAGCCAGTTCATCTAAACTTAATCCGGTCATCTTTTGTCCATCTATAAACAGCTCCCCTTTATAATCTGTATCCATAGTGGACAGGATATAAAGCAAGGTGGATTTACCCGAGCCAGATTTACCAATCATAGTCAAAAGTTCACCTTTGTAAACATCAAAGCTCACTTGTTTCAGAACCTGAAACTCAACAGGATCATAGAAGAACTTATCTATCTTCTCTGTATGTAAGATTATCTCTCTCATTTTCTAAAGATGCTTACCGGATCTACTTTTGCAGCCTTTCTGGCTGGGATATAACCAGCAAAGAAGGTTATGACCAATCCCAACGCTGCTCCTTGAAGGAATTTACTAAACTCATAATCTATAGGGAAATACCCTATATCTCCTCCTATGTAAACCTTCTTCACTAAACTGATCATGATTACAGCAAAGAACATACCTCCAATTACGCCCATAACACCAATCCCCAAGGCTTGGGTAACAAATATGGTGATCACATCCTTTCCTTTAAAACCCATGGCCTTTAAGATAGCTATGTCATTGATCTTTTGGCTAACTGTCATATTAAGTATGTTATAGATACCGAAACCTGCTACGATGAGTAAGGTAGTCGAAATCGCCACCATTACTATCTTTCGCATACGGTTACCGGTCATCAAGGTTTCATTACTCTGCTCAAAACCCTCAGCTTTATATCCCGTAGTGGCGGAAAGTTCATTGGCTACCGGCACTGCCTTATTATAGTCATGAAGATTTATGTTGACATCCGTAACATAATCACCATTCTCTTTCAATAGCTGCTGGGCACTGGATAGATTCACGTATGCTGTGCTCTTATCAATCTTCGAATTTGAGGTCTTAAAAATGCCCATCACCTGAAGATTCTTATTCACACTCTTAGAAGAAGTTAAATTAAGATTATCTCCCACTTTCAAACTCATTTTCTCTGCTACTCCGGAGCCAATAAGTATCCCATTGGGATTACTCTGAAGGCCTTTCCAGTCGCCCTCCACCATCATACTCTCCAAACTGAACATTTGGTTAGCTTCATCAGGAATAATGCCAATAGCCGTACCTGAAAGTTGAGATTTCCCACTATTGAAGAAGACACCACTTGTAACCTGTAATGTCACAATATTCACTTCAGGGTGTGCCAATGCCAGTTCCTTCACCGAATTAGGATTCAAAATCCTGTTATTAGTGGGCACTATTTTAGGATTGATGATGACAAATTCCTCTCCTTCCACTAAGGGTTTACTGATTTGATCATCCTGATAAAGACGGATATGTGGTGTACTTTTAAAGACAGAACTATAAGAGACCTCATCAAATCCCACCGCTAAGCAGTTCATGAAAATATAGATGGACATACCAATCAACACACCCAAAACCGCAACGGCCGTCAGCCTCTTATTAGCAAAAACATAGGTCCTGGCTATTTGGAGATTTACATTCATGGTTTCTGCGGTAAGAGTACATCTTCAGTAGTCAATCCTTGTAACACCTCTACATACTCCGTAGAGACAATTCCTGTCTTAATTTTCACCATTTCCTTATTGCCCTTTACCCTTACCGTATTTCCATACCCTACAGTGCTTCTTGGAATCAGGAGAACGTTCTTCTTTTCCCCAACTAATATATTTCCTTCCAGTTGTGTCCCGTAAAGCGGCACTATTTCAGGGTCTAAGAAAGTAGCTTTACAAATGAAAGACTGAACGTCCTCATCAAAAGCACTGAGGATATCCGTTACTCTGGCTTTGTAAACCGTGTCCTTTTGTGTATTAAGTCTCACAAATACTTCTTGTCCTACTTTAACCTTTCCTACACTGCTTTCATCCACATTGAGCACTATCTCAATTTGTTGATTATTGGCCACTCTGGCTATAACATCTCCTCTTTTTACAAAGTCTCCTGCCTGCTTTTCCTTCTTAATCACTTTACCGGAATGAGTTATCCTGACCTGATTATAAGTGGTCTGAATCTGAGAAGTGGCCTTCTGATTCTTTGCAGAGCTGATATTTTGTTCATTCTGTAGTTTTGCAGCACTCAATTGTTCCCGCAAAGCCTCTAGCTGAGATAAAGAATTTTCTTCAGCTAATTTCATGTTTTCATACTCTTGCCGAGACACACTTTGTTTTGCTAAAAGGCGCTCATAACGCTCCCTTTGTAACTTGTCCTGTTCGTATTTTTGTTCAGCAAAACCAATATTTTGACGGATCTGATCCAAGACCGGTTCTGTATTCTTAAGGGCCAGATTCACTTGCTCCTGAGCCGTTTTCAAATTTTCAAGATTAGCCGGATTATCTATATGTCCAACAACCGCCCCTGCTTTCACTTCATCTCCCACT harbors:
- a CDS encoding ABC transporter ATP-binding protein encodes the protein MREIILHTEKIDKFFYDPVEFQVLKQVSFDVYKGELLTMIGKSGSGKSTLLYILSTMDTDYKGELFIDGQKMTGLSLDELAAVRNEKIGFVFQFHYLLPEFTCLKNVMIPALRLGKYSEEEIEDRAMQKLDILGIKDQALKPASKLSGGQQQRVAIARSLINDPLLIMGDEPTGNLDSKNTDIVFNIFRELAQEFGQTIIAVTHDDDFAKKSDRIIEMRDGQIIA
- a CDS encoding YwbE family protein encodes the protein MKILSFVHMNKDGKTRADVRPGMLVNIVLKKDQRTGELTQGIVKNILTSAPYHHRGIKVRLDDGQIGRVKEILPDEDF
- a CDS encoding nuclear transport factor 2 family protein, translating into MKTFKTTLALFICLSFSASAQEDGIKSTIDGFFKAMRDSDSTALKSYVAKGAIFQTIGVENAVKSTGPESFITAVGRAQKGSFDERVTYEKILVDGPMAMAWTPYTFYLNGNLSHCGVNHFSLVLQEGKWKIAHVIDTRRKENCLP
- a CDS encoding ABC transporter permease; the encoded protein is MNVNLQIARTYVFANKRLTAVAVLGVLIGMSIYIFMNCLAVGFDEVSYSSVFKSTPHIRLYQDDQISKPLVEGEEFVIINPKIVPTNNRILNPNSVKELALAHPEVNIVTLQVTSGVFFNSGKSQLSGTAIGIIPDEANQMFSLESMMVEGDWKGLQSNPNGILIGSGVAEKMSLKVGDNLNLTSSKSVNKNLQVMGIFKTSNSKIDKSTAYVNLSSAQQLLKENGDYVTDVNINLHDYNKAVPVANELSATTGYKAEGFEQSNETLMTGNRMRKIVMVAISTTLLIVAGFGIYNILNMTVSQKINDIAILKAMGFKGKDVITIFVTQALGIGVMGVIGGMFFAVIMISLVKKVYIGGDIGYFPIDYEFSKFLQGAALGLVITFFAGYIPARKAAKVDPVSIFRK
- a CDS encoding alpha/beta hydrolase is translated as MRVFFFLLISYMSMAQEIIPLYPDGVPGLKVKDVPEKMTGANITNVTVPTLAIYKPQKQTSNAAVVICPGGGYAVLAYKKEGENLARWFSERGMIAVVLKYRLPQREYFTDAGIRPLQDAQSAIAFVKSHAKEWGIKDVGIMGFSAGGHLAATTSTLFDNPVGEIKRSSEEVRPDFSLLIYPVISLDDNITHEGSKKNLLGPNFNEQELKRYSPEKNITEKTPPVFLVSTTDDWVVPENSIAYYLAAKRHKVPAEMHIYEKGGHGYALTKDNRGPVEKWPEALEAWLKLHKWL
- a CDS encoding S9 family peptidase → MKIKTILFSLLSLQLAAQGTAADYKRADYIKESTKYKVYHEPLHVQWQGSQVWYKVQTAEGEAFYKVDPASKKKETLFSTSSLITQLENAVHQKVNKHEIPLENLKMEGEGVSFEAFGKTWSFTDNQLTDKGNINAPQRPERYWGSLRDEREGNPILSPDKKWKAYIKNSNVYISKVDDPKSEKALSFDGSPGEYYSAFLSWSPDSKYIYSTRIRPGGKRVLTLIESSPSDQLQPKLHTRDYLKPGDALNQKYPVVFDIEKNKTYEVSPELIANQYSLSFPQWRADSKALLFEYNQRGHQNYHVLRLDTENGKVTEVIKESSPTFFHYSGKKFLHYAQKTEELIWMSERDGWNHLYLYDAKSGKVKNQITKGKWVVRKVIKVDEASRRIIFEGSGREKGQDPYFIQYYSVSFDGSDFRVLTNENGNHRATFSPDFNYFVDIWGRLDQAPETVLRSTADGKILMHLEKADIKDLLKTGWVMPEVFVTTGRDDSTDIWGMIIRPSNFDPKKKYPVIEYIYAGPHDSFVPKNFVTDSRGDLHQLAELGFIVVQIDGMGTSNRSKAFHDVCWKNLKDSGFPDRMKWIKTAAKKYPYMDISRVGIFGNSAGGQSSAGALLHHPDFYKVAVSSSGCHDNRMDKIWWNEQWMGYPIGPHYEESSNVTHAHKLQGKLLLILGEMDDNVDPSSTFQLINGIIKANKWVDFLFVPGMGHSLGGDYGEHRRRDFFVKHLIGVDPPLWEGHIKTAP
- a CDS encoding efflux RND transporter periplasmic adaptor subunit translates to MNIEKKWFWILAGCFFLSCSKEPETKPVVKDIQELVFASGQIEWKNAYAVVAETDGILKELNLEVGDEVKAGAVVGHIDNPANLENLKTAQEQVNLALKNTEPVLDQIRQNIGFAEQKYEQDKLQRERYERLLAKQSVSRQEYENMKLAEENSLSQLEALREQLSAAKLQNEQNISSAKNQKATSQIQTTYNQVRITHSGKVIKKEKQAGDFVKRGDVIARVANNQQIEIVLNVDESSVGKVKVGQEVFVRLNTQKDTVYKARVTDILSAFDEDVQSFICKATFLDPEIVPLYGTQLEGNILVGEKKNVLLIPRSTVGYGNTVRVKGNKEMVKIKTGIVSTEYVEVLQGLTTEDVLLPQKP
- a CDS encoding GH92 family glycosyl hydrolase; protein product: MRKILVSLLFTSITVFGQDWVQYVNPLVGTQSKHSLSNGNTYPVIAMPWGMNFWTPQTGKMGDGWAYTYDADKIRGFKQTHQPSPWINDYGQFSLMPVTGKLEFNQDKRASWFSHKAEKAQPHYYSVYLADHDVVTEITPTERAAMFRFTFPENKNSYVVVDAFDKGSYIKVIPQERKIIGYTTRNSGGVPENFKNYFVIIFDKDFDFKATVADTVLQEGKWEVQAHHAYGIIGFSTKKGEKVHAKVASSFISLEQAELNLKELGTDSFDQVKEKGRLRWNAVLGKIEVKDSDIDKLRTFYSCLYRSVLFPRSFYEYNVKGEVMHYSPYNGQVLPGYMYTDTGFWDTFRSLFPFLNFIYPSENVKMQEGLVNAYKESGWLPEWASPGHRDCMVGNNSAAVVADAYLKGLRGYDIETLWEAVVHGANNEHPKISSTGRKGVSYYNELGYVPYDARINENAARTLEYAYNDWSIYQLGKALGKPESEIGIFAKRAYNYRNLFDIETGLMRGKNKNGSFQAPFNPLKWGDAFTEGNSWHYTWSVFHDPAGLIGLMGGPQGFNKMLDSVFNVPPLFDESYYGFVIHEIREMQIMNMGNYAHGNQPIQHMIYLYNYSGQPWKTQFWTREVMDKLYTPAPDGYCGDEDNGQTSAWYVFSALGFYPVCPGTDEYVLGSPLFKDVTLNFENGKKLKLSAPGNGPDNRYIQSIKVNGKVHGANYFTHGVLQKGGTIHYEMGSKPNLNRGTKEGDFPYSFSKK